One stretch of Streptomyces sp. 135 DNA includes these proteins:
- a CDS encoding MFS transporter: MSTTPPPKTAPAEPGPGPRADTHAPQNELIDDSGAFGWLRALGPRGRRAFAGAFGGYALDSYDYFTLPLSMVALAAYFGLDSGQTGLFTTVTLVVSAVGGAVAGVVADRIGRVKALMITVITYAVFTVACGFAPNYETLLVFRALQGLGFGGEWAVGAILVAEYATAKNRGRTLGAIQSSWAVGWGLAAIVYTVVFQFLDDDLAWRVMFWTGALPALLVIYVRRNVHDAPEAAAERRKSANRGSFTAIFKPGLLRVTCFAVLLSTGVQGGYYTLATWVPTYLKTERGLTVVGTGGYLTFLISGAFIGYLTGGYLTDKLGRKRNIALFAFLSAASILAYTNIPDGANGLLLVLGFPLGFCMSAIFSGFGSFLSELYPAAVRGTGQGFTYNTGRAVGAVFPTMVGFLADSWGVGGALVFGAVGYGLAVIALFGLPETRGRELL; this comes from the coding sequence ATGAGCACGACCCCACCACCCAAGACCGCCCCGGCCGAGCCCGGCCCGGGTCCACGCGCCGACACGCACGCCCCCCAGAACGAACTCATCGACGACAGCGGCGCGTTCGGCTGGCTGCGGGCGCTCGGTCCACGCGGCCGCCGCGCCTTCGCCGGGGCCTTCGGGGGCTACGCCCTCGACTCCTACGACTACTTCACGCTGCCGCTGAGCATGGTGGCGCTCGCCGCGTACTTCGGCCTCGACAGCGGCCAGACCGGGCTCTTCACCACCGTCACCCTGGTCGTCTCCGCGGTCGGCGGCGCCGTCGCGGGCGTGGTCGCCGACCGCATCGGCCGCGTGAAGGCACTGATGATCACGGTCATCACGTACGCGGTCTTCACCGTCGCCTGCGGTTTCGCGCCCAACTACGAGACGCTGCTGGTCTTCCGCGCCCTCCAGGGCCTCGGGTTCGGCGGCGAGTGGGCGGTCGGCGCGATCCTCGTCGCCGAGTACGCCACCGCCAAGAACCGCGGCCGTACGCTCGGCGCGATCCAGAGCTCCTGGGCCGTCGGCTGGGGCCTCGCCGCGATCGTCTACACCGTGGTGTTCCAGTTCCTGGACGACGACCTCGCCTGGCGCGTGATGTTCTGGACCGGCGCGCTGCCCGCCCTCCTGGTGATCTATGTGCGCCGCAATGTGCACGACGCCCCCGAGGCGGCGGCGGAGCGCCGAAAGAGCGCGAACAGGGGCTCGTTCACGGCCATTTTCAAGCCGGGGCTGCTGCGCGTCACGTGCTTCGCGGTGCTCCTGTCCACCGGAGTGCAGGGCGGTTACTACACGCTGGCCACCTGGGTGCCCACGTATCTGAAGACCGAGCGCGGCCTGACCGTCGTCGGCACCGGCGGCTACCTCACCTTCCTGATCTCCGGCGCCTTCATCGGCTACCTGACGGGTGGTTACCTCACCGACAAGCTCGGCCGCAAACGGAACATCGCGCTCTTCGCGTTCCTCTCCGCGGCCAGCATCCTGGCCTACACGAACATCCCGGACGGGGCCAACGGCCTTCTCCTTGTGCTCGGATTCCCGCTCGGCTTCTGTATGTCGGCCATCTTCAGCGGCTTCGGCTCCTTCCTGAGCGAGCTGTATCCGGCCGCCGTGCGCGGCACTGGACAGGGCTTCACGTACAACACGGGGCGGGCGGTGGGCGCCGTGTTCCCCACTATGGTCGGCTTCCTCGCCGACAGCTGGGGCGTCGGCGGCGCGCTGGTCTTCGGAGCGGTGGGATACGGCCTCGCCGTCATCGCGCTGTTCGGCCTCCCCGAGACGCGAGGGAGGGAACTGCTGTGA
- a CDS encoding putative hydro-lyase, translated as MIEHARVGDRATRTAEQARAAFRAGETSPTAGWAAGRTQANLISVPADWAYEMLLFCQRNPKPCPVLDVTDAGSWVTPLAPDADLRTDLPRYRVWEHGELVDEPTDVVDRWREDLVSFLIGCSFTFEWALADAGVPLRHIEQGRNVPMYVTTRPCRPAGRLHGPMVVSMRPVPPNRLADAIKESALMPAVHGGPVHCGEPAGLGIEDLGRPDFGDPVAAEPDDIPVFWACGVTPQAAVMASRPPFAITHAPGRMFITDARDEQYRVA; from the coding sequence GTGATCGAGCACGCGCGCGTGGGCGACCGCGCGACCCGTACCGCCGAGCAGGCCCGTGCGGCGTTCCGTGCGGGCGAGACGAGTCCGACCGCCGGCTGGGCGGCGGGCCGCACGCAGGCCAACCTCATCTCCGTCCCGGCCGACTGGGCGTACGAGATGCTGCTGTTCTGCCAGCGCAATCCGAAGCCCTGCCCGGTGCTCGACGTCACGGACGCGGGCTCCTGGGTCACACCGCTCGCCCCGGACGCCGATCTCCGCACGGATCTGCCGCGCTACCGCGTGTGGGAGCACGGCGAGCTGGTCGACGAGCCCACGGACGTCGTCGACCGGTGGCGCGAGGACCTGGTGTCGTTCCTCATCGGGTGCAGCTTCACCTTCGAGTGGGCGCTCGCCGACGCCGGGGTTCCGCTGCGCCACATCGAGCAGGGCCGCAACGTCCCGATGTACGTGACCACGCGCCCCTGCCGCCCCGCCGGGCGGCTGCACGGCCCCATGGTCGTGTCGATGCGGCCCGTCCCGCCCAACCGTCTCGCCGACGCCATCAAGGAGAGCGCGCTGATGCCGGCGGTGCACGGCGGCCCCGTGCACTGCGGCGAACCGGCCGGGCTCGGCATCGAGGATCTGGGCCGGCCCGACTTCGGTGACCCGGTGGCCGCCGAGCCGGACGACATCCCGGTGTTCTGGGCGTGCGGGGTGACACCGCAGGCCGCCGTGATGGCATCGCGGCCGCCCTTCGCGATCACGCACGCCCCGGGCCGGATGTTCATCACCGACGCCCGGGACGAGCAGTACCGCGTGGCTTGA
- a CDS encoding 5-oxoprolinase subunit PxpA, with product MSTTSIDLNADLGEGFGRWHLTDDEELLSVVTSANVACGFHAGDPVTMRRVCDRAAERGVRIGAQVSYRDLAGFGRRAMDVPPDELAAEVAYQIGALEVFARAAGTRVSYVKPHGALYNRVVHDEGQAHAVVEGVLLAGASLPVLGLPGSRFLESAAQAGLPAVTEAFADRAYTEEGTLVPRGSEGAVITEADAVVERSLGMARSGTVTSRTGREIPVRARSLCLHGDTPGAVELARRVRARLEAAGVRVAAFA from the coding sequence ATGAGCACCACCTCCATCGATCTGAACGCCGACCTCGGCGAGGGCTTCGGCCGCTGGCACCTGACCGACGACGAGGAGTTGCTGTCCGTCGTCACCAGCGCCAACGTGGCTTGCGGCTTCCACGCCGGGGACCCGGTCACCATGCGCAGGGTGTGCGACCGGGCCGCCGAGCGCGGGGTACGGATCGGCGCGCAGGTCTCCTACCGCGACCTGGCGGGCTTCGGGCGGCGCGCGATGGACGTGCCACCCGACGAGCTGGCGGCCGAAGTGGCCTACCAGATCGGCGCCTTGGAGGTCTTCGCCCGGGCGGCGGGCACGCGCGTGTCGTACGTGAAGCCGCACGGCGCGCTCTACAACCGCGTCGTCCACGACGAGGGCCAAGCTCACGCCGTCGTCGAGGGAGTGCTGCTCGCCGGCGCCTCGCTGCCCGTCCTCGGGCTGCCCGGCTCCCGCTTCCTGGAGTCGGCGGCGCAGGCGGGACTCCCCGCCGTCACCGAGGCGTTCGCGGACCGCGCCTACACCGAGGAGGGCACGCTGGTGCCGAGGGGCAGCGAGGGTGCCGTCATCACGGAGGCGGACGCCGTCGTCGAACGGTCCCTGGGAATGGCGCGGTCCGGGACGGTCACCTCCCGCACCGGCCGCGAGATCCCGGTCCGCGCGCGGTCGCTGTGCCTGCACGGCGACACTCCGGGGGCGGTGGAGCTGGCCCGCCGGGTCCGGGCCCGCCTGGAGGCGGCCGGTGTGCGTGTGGCGGCCTTCGCGTGA
- a CDS encoding allophanate hydrolase subunit 1 — protein sequence MRVLPVGEKALLVEVADGVEAQALHAELLRRRASGSLRVREIIPAARTVLLDGLDEPTRVGAELPGWEIPPLPARADAVLEIPVRYDGPDLADVAAYWGVSVPEVARIHAATQFRVAFCGFAPGFGYLTGLSERYEVPRRATPRTSVPVGSVALAGPYTGVYPRASPGGWQLIGSTDAVLWDHARVPAALLSPGVRVRFVADTSPKGAR from the coding sequence GTGAGGGTGCTGCCGGTGGGCGAGAAGGCCCTGCTCGTCGAAGTGGCCGACGGCGTCGAGGCGCAGGCCCTCCACGCCGAGCTGCTGCGCCGCAGGGCGTCGGGGTCCTTGCGGGTCCGGGAGATCATCCCCGCGGCCCGCACGGTGCTCCTCGACGGCCTCGACGAGCCCACCCGGGTCGGGGCCGAACTGCCCGGCTGGGAGATCCCGCCGCTGCCCGCGCGCGCGGACGCGGTCCTTGAGATCCCGGTCCGGTACGACGGTCCGGACCTCGCGGACGTCGCCGCGTACTGGGGGGTGAGCGTGCCCGAGGTGGCGCGGATCCACGCGGCGACGCAGTTCCGCGTCGCCTTCTGCGGGTTCGCGCCCGGCTTCGGATATCTGACCGGGCTATCCGAGCGCTACGAAGTCCCGCGCCGGGCCACGCCCCGCACCTCCGTCCCCGTGGGCAGCGTCGCCCTGGCAGGCCCGTACACGGGCGTGTATCCGCGTGCCTCGCCCGGCGGCTGGCAGCTGATCGGCTCGACGGACGCCGTGCTGTGGGACCACGCGCGCGTGCCCGCCGCGCTGCTCTCCCCCGGCGTACGCGTGCGCTTCGTGGCGGACACCTCGCCGAAGGGGGCGCGATGA
- a CDS encoding biotin-dependent carboxyltransferase family protein, whose amino-acid sequence MTDRAFAVVRAGALTTVQDLGRPGHAHLGVPRSGALDPSAARLVNRLVGNPPYAAVLETTLTGCAVRPRRPVTVAVGGAPCPVTVDGRPAPWGAPVRVPAGALLDVGAALSGVRTYIAFDGGVAVEAVLGSRSTDLLSGLGPPPLADGAVLPLGSASGTHARVDTVPQPGPPRELVLRVTFGPRADWFTPAALNTLTTGAYRVSSASNRIGLRTEGPALERALQAELPSEGMVSGAVQVPPDGRPVVFLADHPTTGGYPVIAVVRETDLASAAQAPPGTSIRFVAVGRR is encoded by the coding sequence ATGACCGACCGTGCCTTCGCCGTCGTACGGGCCGGGGCGCTGACCACCGTCCAGGACCTGGGCCGCCCCGGGCACGCCCATCTCGGGGTGCCGCGCTCCGGGGCCCTGGACCCGTCCGCGGCCCGCCTGGTCAACCGTCTGGTGGGCAACCCGCCGTACGCCGCCGTCCTGGAGACCACCCTCACCGGCTGCGCCGTACGCCCCCGCCGCCCCGTCACGGTGGCGGTCGGCGGCGCGCCCTGCCCCGTGACGGTGGACGGCCGCCCCGCCCCGTGGGGAGCGCCGGTACGGGTACCCGCGGGGGCGCTCCTGGACGTCGGGGCGGCGCTCTCCGGAGTACGGACGTACATCGCGTTCGACGGCGGGGTGGCCGTGGAGGCGGTGCTCGGCAGCCGCTCCACGGATCTGCTCTCCGGGCTCGGCCCGCCGCCGCTGGCGGACGGGGCGGTGCTGCCGCTGGGCAGCGCGAGCGGCACGCACGCGCGCGTGGACACCGTCCCGCAGCCGGGCCCGCCCCGGGAGCTGGTGCTGCGGGTGACGTTCGGGCCGCGCGCCGACTGGTTCACACCGGCGGCCCTGAACACGCTCACCACGGGCGCGTACCGCGTGTCCTCGGCGAGCAACCGCATCGGTCTGCGCACCGAAGGCCCCGCCCTGGAACGCGCGCTCCAGGCCGAACTGCCGAGCGAGGGCATGGTGTCGGGTGCCGTGCAGGTGCCGCCGGACGGCAGGCCTGTCGTCTTCCTCGCCGACCATCCGACGACCGGTGGCTACCCGGTGATCGCGGTCGTCCGGGAGACCGACCTGGCGTCAGCGGCCCAGGCACCACCGGGCACATCGATACGGTTCGTGGCCGTGGGCCGCCGCTGA
- a CDS encoding HEAT repeat domain-containing protein codes for MFDPVIAPSGTLLGLLQRGRGDGTLHALTAPRSEALAALDHCVLNDPRHDWQVENRSLYYARLYLDLHGGLGAIERHLFDAEDVLNTDDSRTGLALAVLGHLASYGRHDALELLRRYAAFGTNWAWALDELALRDDDAGLRALAAPVLARFPADAEGEAELAATVRDAYEPRPWRLWEEDPRADIGARVRAAREQGSFDRWQRQMRPAGPRPGWSVQAVFDWAQEGLERGAVLHVPAARCLSAVAGPEDRAEIVEAARSGSDGARGTALRYLADARDPAVLDLIEYAVEGHSPVVVDAATEAFERMGHPAAVERARRWAYRPDALGAAAGRVLACRGDAQDSKLVLAALREAVRGEGPDAPTLWTLVDGAGRLGIACAAPVLRHVYRETASSHLRGRAARALAATDPTFAAGFAVECLWDCEESTRGVAARHAETGDARVVNRLRRLASDPAEEDEVQTAVRSRIGPDADAPAV; via the coding sequence ATGTTCGATCCGGTCATAGCGCCCAGCGGTACGCTGCTCGGCCTGTTGCAGCGCGGCCGCGGCGACGGCACGCTGCACGCACTCACGGCACCGCGGTCCGAGGCGCTCGCCGCCCTCGACCACTGCGTGCTCAACGATCCACGCCACGACTGGCAGGTGGAGAACCGCTCGCTGTACTACGCCCGGCTCTACCTCGACCTGCACGGCGGGCTCGGCGCGATCGAGCGGCACCTCTTCGACGCCGAGGACGTCCTCAACACGGACGACTCACGCACCGGTCTCGCCCTCGCCGTCCTCGGGCACCTCGCCTCGTACGGCAGGCACGACGCCCTGGAGCTCCTGCGGCGGTACGCGGCCTTCGGCACGAACTGGGCATGGGCCCTGGACGAGCTGGCCCTGCGCGACGACGACGCGGGCTTGCGCGCCCTCGCCGCCCCCGTGCTCGCCAGATTCCCCGCCGACGCCGAGGGCGAGGCCGAACTGGCCGCCACCGTCCGCGACGCCTACGAACCACGGCCCTGGCGCCTGTGGGAGGAGGACCCCCGCGCCGATATCGGCGCCCGTGTGCGCGCCGCGCGGGAACAGGGCTCCTTCGACCGCTGGCAGCGGCAGATGCGGCCGGCCGGCCCCCGCCCCGGCTGGAGCGTCCAGGCCGTCTTCGACTGGGCCCAGGAGGGCCTCGAACGCGGCGCCGTGCTGCACGTGCCCGCCGCCCGCTGCCTGAGCGCCGTCGCCGGCCCCGAGGACCGCGCCGAGATCGTCGAGGCCGCCCGGAGCGGCTCCGACGGGGCGCGCGGCACCGCGCTTCGCTACCTGGCGGACGCCCGTGACCCCGCCGTCCTCGACCTCATCGAGTACGCCGTCGAAGGGCACTCCCCGGTCGTGGTGGACGCCGCGACCGAGGCCTTCGAACGGATGGGCCACCCCGCCGCCGTCGAGCGCGCCCGGCGCTGGGCCTACCGCCCCGACGCCCTGGGCGCCGCCGCCGGACGCGTGCTCGCCTGCCGGGGCGACGCGCAGGACAGCAAGCTGGTCCTCGCGGCGCTCCGCGAGGCGGTCCGCGGCGAGGGACCCGACGCGCCGACGCTCTGGACCCTCGTCGACGGCGCAGGCCGCCTCGGCATCGCCTGCGCGGCCCCCGTGCTGCGCCACGTCTACCGCGAGACGGCCTCCTCCCATCTGCGCGGCCGCGCCGCCCGGGCGCTCGCCGCCACCGACCCCACCTTCGCCGCGGGCTTCGCCGTCGAATGCCTCTGGGACTGCGAGGAATCCACCCGCGGGGTCGCCGCGCGCCACGCCGAGACCGGCGACGCCCGCGTGGTCAACCGCTTGCGCAGGCTCGCCTCTGACCCCGCCGAGGAGGACGAGGTACAGACGGCGGTACGGAGCAGGATCGGCCCCGACGCCGACGCTCCCGCGGTGTAG
- a CDS encoding ankyrin repeat domain-containing protein codes for MSEAPDPEVVELATKIFDLARQGDAAALAAYVDAGVPADLTNDSGDSLVMLAAYHGHADAVHALLERGADANRANDRGQTPLAGAVFKGEDAVVRALLDGGADPAAGMPSAVDTARMFRKTELLKLFGAA; via the coding sequence ATGAGCGAAGCCCCCGACCCCGAGGTCGTGGAGCTGGCGACCAAGATCTTCGATCTGGCCCGGCAGGGTGACGCCGCGGCGCTCGCGGCGTACGTCGACGCGGGCGTCCCCGCCGACCTCACCAACGACAGCGGCGACTCGCTGGTGATGCTCGCCGCCTACCACGGGCACGCCGACGCCGTCCACGCCCTCCTGGAGCGTGGCGCGGACGCCAACCGCGCCAACGACCGAGGGCAGACGCCGCTCGCCGGCGCCGTCTTCAAGGGCGAGGACGCGGTCGTCCGGGCCCTCCTGGACGGCGGGGCCGACCCGGCCGCCGGGATGCCGTCGGCGGTGGACACCGCACGGATGTTCCGGAAGACGGAGCTGCTGAAGCTGTTCGGGGCCGCCTGA